A DNA window from Suncus etruscus isolate mSunEtr1 chromosome 8, mSunEtr1.pri.cur, whole genome shotgun sequence contains the following coding sequences:
- the LOC126016142 gene encoding four and a half LIM domains protein 1-like, with the protein MDTFKSKGPSSCHKEGPMADKYKCLYCKESLQGKKYVQKDGQNCCVPCFDQFGANICEECQKPICVDSKEVHYQNRFWHDTCFCCSLCGQPVSEDTFAVKENKILCNKCTLLDNTLCKGCFHPIVAGDESVEYNGIVWHKDCFICSSCKQVIGLGSFFPRDDQYYCVSCHEAKFAKHCVKCKKIISSGGVTYQDQPWHAECFVCSNCSKQLAGERFTTVEENFYCVDCYKNVVAKKCAGCKNPITGFGKGSSVVAYEGQSWHDYCFQCKTCSENLANKHFVFYDNQIYCPECAKKL; encoded by the exons ATGGACACATTCAAATCCAAAGGCCCA TCCTCCTGCCACAAGGAAGGCCCCATGGCTGATAAATACAAGTGCCTCTACTGCAAGGAGTCCCTGCAGGGCAAGAAGTACGTGCAGAAGGATGGGCAGAACTGCTGCGTGCCGTGCTTCGACCAGTTTGGAGCCAACATCTGTGAGGAGTGCCAGAAGCCCATTTGTGTGGACTCCAAGGAGGTGCACTACCAGAACCGCTTCTGGCATGACACCTGCTTCTGTTGTTCCCTGTGCGGCCAGCCCGTGAGTGAAGACACATTCGCTGTCAAGGAGAACAAGATCTTATGCAACAAGTGCACACTGCTGGACAACACCCTGTGCAAGGGCTGCTTCCATCCGATTGTGGCGGGGGACGAGAGTGTGGAGTACAACGGCATCGTGTGGCACAAGGACTGCTTCATCTGCAGCAGCTGCAAGCAGGTCATCGGCCTCGGCAGCTTCTTCCCCAGAGACGACCAGTACTACTGCGTGTCTTGCCATGAGGCCAAGTTTGCCAAGCACTGCGTGAAATGCAAGAAGATCATCTCGTCCGGAGGAGTCACTTACCAGGACCAACCATGGCATGCAGAATGCTTCGTGTGCTCCAACTGCTCCAAGCAGTTGGCTGGGGAGCGCTTCACCACCGTGGAGGAAAACTTCTACTGTGTGGATTGCTACAAGAACGTCGTGGCCAAGAAGTGTGCGGGCTGCAAGAACCCCATCACGGGCTTCGGCAAAGGCTCCAGTGTGGTGGCCTATGAAGGACAATCCTGGCACGACTACTGCTTCCAATGCAAAACATGCTCTGAG